In Dysgonomonadaceae bacterium zrk40, one genomic interval encodes:
- the mutS gene encoding DNA mismatch repair protein MutS, with product MMKQYVEIKKKHPDAILLFRVGDFYETFSDDAIIAAEILGITLTRRANGAAQFVELAGFPHHALDTYLPKLVRAGKRVAICDQLEDPKLTKKLVKRGITELVTPGVSINDTILNHRENNFLGSLHMGKNNRYGIAFLDISTGEFLTTEGERAEIDKLLAGFSPKELLVERGNRRKVEETFGNAWLLSEQEDWIFTEEAARDRLLNHFGTKSLKGFGVEHLPLGIIASGAILHYMDLTQHTQIGHINALGRIEEERYMRLDRFTVRSLELVTPMNEGGKTLLSVLDKTLSPMGSRLLRRWLLFPLKEEKEINERLNVVENFFRQPELKALLTEQIALIGDLERIISKAAVGRITPREVVQLKVALTALEPIREAFLTSGNKSLEEMGRKMDPCTTLSERIEKEITADPPALMHKGGFIGKGVDTELDELRQIAYSGKDYLMQLQQRESERTGIPSLKVAFNNVFGYYIEVRNTHREKVPEGWIRKQTLVSAERYITEELKVYEEKILGAEEKIIALENRIYAALVEDILNYIPAIQVDAALIARIDCLLAFATAAGQYRYIRPMINRSDTIEIHNGRHPVIERELPPDEPYIANDLFLDNDTQQIIIITGPNMSGKSALLRQTALITLMAQIGSFVPAESATIGLVDKIFTRVGASDNIALGESTFMVEMNEAASILNNLSERSLILFDELGRGTSTYDGISIAWAIVEYIHEHPRARAKTLFATHYHELNEMEKSFKRIKNYNVAVKEIDNRVIFLRKLMPGGSEHSFGIHVARMAGMPQSITRRADAILGEMESNGRKEGISKPINDFIGKREGYQLSFFQLDDPILCQVRDEILNLDVNNLTPIEALNKLNEIKKIVKGK from the coding sequence ATGATGAAGCAGTATGTCGAGATCAAGAAGAAACATCCCGATGCCATCCTGCTGTTCCGCGTGGGCGACTTTTACGAGACCTTCTCCGACGACGCCATCATCGCCGCCGAGATCCTGGGTATCACCCTCACACGCCGTGCCAACGGCGCCGCTCAGTTCGTGGAGCTGGCCGGATTCCCCCACCACGCGCTCGACACCTACCTCCCCAAGCTGGTGCGTGCCGGGAAGAGGGTGGCGATTTGCGACCAGCTGGAAGATCCCAAACTGACCAAGAAGCTGGTGAAGAGGGGTATCACCGAACTGGTGACTCCGGGCGTCTCCATCAACGACACCATTCTGAACCACCGGGAGAACAACTTCCTCGGTTCCCTGCACATGGGTAAAAACAACCGCTACGGCATCGCCTTCCTCGATATCTCCACCGGCGAGTTCCTCACAACAGAGGGGGAAAGAGCCGAGATTGACAAGCTGCTTGCCGGCTTCTCACCAAAAGAGCTTTTGGTGGAGCGGGGCAACAGGAGAAAGGTGGAGGAGACCTTCGGCAACGCTTGGCTTCTCTCGGAGCAGGAGGACTGGATATTCACCGAGGAGGCTGCACGCGACCGCCTGCTCAACCACTTCGGAACCAAGAGTCTGAAGGGATTCGGCGTGGAACACCTTCCCCTTGGCATCATTGCATCAGGGGCGATTCTCCACTACATGGACCTCACGCAACACACCCAGATAGGACATATCAACGCACTGGGGCGGATTGAGGAGGAGCGCTACATGCGGCTCGACCGCTTCACAGTGCGCAGCCTCGAACTGGTAACCCCGATGAACGAGGGGGGTAAGACGCTGCTGAGCGTGTTGGACAAAACCCTCTCCCCCATGGGATCGCGCCTGCTGCGGCGATGGCTGCTGTTCCCACTGAAAGAGGAGAAGGAGATCAACGAGCGGCTCAACGTGGTGGAGAACTTCTTCCGGCAGCCGGAGCTGAAAGCGCTGCTCACAGAACAGATTGCGCTGATAGGCGACCTGGAGCGAATCATCTCCAAGGCGGCAGTGGGTCGCATCACTCCCCGTGAGGTGGTGCAACTCAAGGTGGCGCTCACTGCCCTGGAGCCGATCCGCGAGGCGTTCCTCACCTCTGGCAACAAGAGCCTGGAGGAGATGGGGAGGAAAATGGATCCCTGCACGACCTTGAGCGAGCGCATTGAAAAAGAGATCACCGCCGATCCCCCGGCACTGATGCACAAGGGTGGGTTCATCGGCAAAGGGGTTGACACTGAACTGGATGAACTGCGACAGATTGCCTACAGCGGCAAGGACTACCTGATGCAACTGCAGCAACGTGAAAGCGAGCGCACCGGGATTCCCTCGCTGAAAGTGGCCTTCAACAATGTCTTTGGCTACTACATCGAGGTACGCAACACCCACAGGGAGAAGGTGCCGGAGGGTTGGATCAGGAAACAGACGCTGGTGAGCGCCGAACGTTACATCACCGAAGAGTTGAAAGTGTATGAGGAAAAAATCCTGGGTGCGGAGGAAAAGATCATCGCCCTGGAGAACCGTATCTATGCCGCCCTGGTAGAAGATATCCTCAACTATATCCCGGCCATACAGGTCGACGCCGCCCTCATCGCACGGATCGACTGCCTCCTGGCATTCGCTACTGCTGCCGGTCAGTACCGTTACATCCGCCCGATGATCAACCGCTCCGATACCATCGAGATCCACAACGGTCGCCACCCGGTGATCGAGCGGGAGCTGCCCCCCGATGAACCCTATATCGCCAACGACCTCTTCCTCGACAACGACACGCAGCAGATCATCATCATCACCGGCCCCAACATGTCGGGTAAGTCGGCACTGCTGCGTCAGACTGCCCTCATCACCCTGATGGCGCAGATCGGATCCTTCGTGCCCGCGGAATCGGCCACTATCGGGCTGGTGGACAAGATCTTCACCCGTGTGGGAGCCTCCGACAACATCGCCCTGGGCGAGTCCACCTTCATGGTGGAGATGAACGAGGCGGCCAGCATCCTCAACAACCTCTCCGAGAGGAGCCTCATCCTCTTTGACGAACTGGGACGCGGCACCAGCACCTACGACGGCATCTCCATTGCCTGGGCCATCGTGGAATATATCCACGAGCACCCGCGGGCACGGGCCAAGACACTCTTCGCTACCCACTACCACGAGCTCAACGAGATGGAGAAGTCGTTCAAGCGGATCAAGAACTACAACGTGGCGGTGAAGGAGATCGACAACAGGGTGATCTTCCTCCGCAAGCTGATGCCCGGTGGCAGCGAGCATAGCTTCGGGATCCACGTGGCCCGCATGGCCGGGATGCCGCAGAGCATCACCCGCCGCGCCGACGCCATCCTGGGTGAGATGGAGTCGAACGGCAGGAAAGAGGGAATCAGCAAACCGATCAACGACTTCATCGGCAAGCGCGAAGGGTACCAGCTCAGCTTCTTCCAGCTCGACGACCCCATCCTGTGTCAGGTGCGCGATGAGATCCTCAACCTCGACGTCAACAACCTGACACCCATCGAAGCACTCAACAAACTAAACGAGATCAAGAAAATTGTAAAAGGTAAATAA
- a CDS encoding thymidine kinase has translation MYNETNHNETMRAGRIEVICGSMFSGKTEELLRRLRRARIARQKVEIFKPALDTRYSQEEVVSHDRNAILSTPVEHSSNILLLSSGVEVVGIDEAQFFDEGLIDVCQQLADQGVRVIIAGLDMDFRRVPFGPIPGLCAIADDVIKVHAICVRCGSLASYSHRLVKNDRQIMLGETEEYQPLCRECYRKATT, from the coding sequence ATGTACAACGAAACAAACCACAACGAGACAATGCGCGCCGGCCGCATAGAGGTGATCTGCGGATCCATGTTTTCCGGCAAGACCGAGGAACTACTGCGCCGCTTGCGTCGCGCACGCATCGCCCGCCAGAAGGTGGAGATCTTCAAACCTGCACTCGACACCCGCTACTCGCAGGAAGAGGTTGTGTCGCACGACCGCAATGCCATCCTCTCCACCCCCGTGGAGCACTCCAGCAACATCCTGCTCCTCTCCTCCGGCGTGGAGGTGGTGGGCATCGACGAGGCACAGTTCTTCGACGAGGGACTGATCGACGTCTGCCAGCAACTGGCCGACCAGGGGGTGCGGGTGATCATCGCCGGCCTCGACATGGATTTCCGGCGAGTCCCCTTCGGCCCGATCCCGGGGCTCTGTGCCATTGCCGACGACGTGATCAAGGTACACGCCATCTGCGTGCGCTGCGGCAGCCTGGCGAGCTACTCCCACCGGCTGGTGAAGAACGACCGTCAGATCATGCTGGGCGAGACCGAAGAGTACCAGCCCCTATGCAGGGAATGCTACCGAAAGGCAACCACATGA
- a CDS encoding UvrD-helicase domain-containing protein — protein sequence MQLKREENKKASFLDNLNEAQRAAVEFCDGPSLVIAGAGSGKTRVLTYKIAWLLEQGLPPYYLLALTFTNKAAREMKSRIAELVGEKQARRLWMGTFHSIFSRILRNDAEAIGFQSNFTIFDASDSKNLVKLIIREMELDDKQYKPGGVHNQISRAKNSLITPAMYAANSELLDYDRQARRPAISEIYSRYQQRLRSGNSMDFDDLLLYTNILFRDHAEILERYRNQFQFILVDEYQDTNFAQHLIVKQLADKHHRVCVVGDDAQSIYSFRGANIDNILKFKSGYPETKVFKLEQNYRSTQNIVNAANSLIKKNSEQIFKEVFSTNDVGEKIEVKSAFSDFEEGLIVANKISRMRLEKHVAWSDFAILYRTNAQSRIFEESLRKNNIPYRIYGGLSFYQRKEIKDVISYFRLIVNPNDEEAFRRIINYPSRGIGDVTVSKISYAARQQQVSLWQVVASPSVYSLDVHSGTAKKIEKFHALISGFIEQNESLNAFELAQEVIRKSGIAAEAYEDMTPEGMSRTQNIQELLNAMSEFVSTRQEQGEEQNRLVDFLSEVSLLTDQDTDREAENEKVTLMTVHSAKGLEFSHVFVVGMEEELFPSAMARSEMRGLEEERRLFYVALTRARESCTITYAKSRFRNGQTNPARESRFLKDIDPSYLDMDKQTTSGMARTAEADDFWGSMREQRMEKERGFTPPKRAIPLQQTNSSIPLSKEAKELQEGDLIEHERFGRGVVTTIEMGGSDRRAFVDFESAGKKQLLLKFARFTIVGRSE from the coding sequence ATGCAATTGAAGAGAGAAGAAAACAAAAAAGCGTCATTCCTCGACAACCTGAACGAGGCACAGCGAGCCGCCGTAGAGTTTTGCGACGGACCCTCGCTGGTAATCGCCGGTGCAGGCTCGGGAAAAACACGCGTACTCACCTATAAGATCGCCTGGCTATTGGAGCAGGGTCTCCCACCCTATTACCTCCTGGCACTTACCTTCACCAACAAAGCAGCCAGAGAGATGAAGAGCCGTATTGCCGAGCTGGTGGGAGAGAAACAGGCGCGCCGACTCTGGATGGGAACCTTCCATTCAATTTTCTCCCGCATTCTGCGCAACGATGCAGAAGCGATCGGTTTTCAGTCCAATTTCACCATCTTCGATGCCTCCGACTCCAAGAACCTGGTCAAGCTGATTATCCGGGAGATGGAGCTTGATGACAAACAATACAAGCCTGGAGGCGTACACAACCAGATCTCCAGGGCGAAGAACAGCCTGATCACCCCCGCTATGTATGCCGCCAACAGTGAATTACTCGACTACGACCGACAGGCACGCCGTCCGGCCATCAGTGAGATTTACAGCCGCTACCAGCAACGACTACGGTCAGGCAATAGCATGGATTTCGACGACCTCCTGCTCTACACAAACATCCTCTTCCGCGACCATGCCGAAATACTGGAGCGCTACCGCAACCAATTTCAGTTCATCCTGGTGGATGAGTACCAAGATACCAATTTCGCACAGCATCTCATCGTGAAACAACTGGCAGACAAACACCACCGCGTCTGCGTGGTGGGTGACGATGCCCAGAGCATCTACTCCTTTCGTGGTGCGAACATCGACAATATCCTGAAATTCAAATCCGGATATCCAGAGACCAAGGTGTTCAAGCTGGAACAGAACTACCGCTCCACGCAGAACATCGTGAATGCCGCCAACAGCCTCATCAAGAAGAACAGCGAGCAAATCTTCAAGGAGGTTTTCTCTACCAACGATGTGGGAGAGAAGATTGAGGTGAAGAGTGCGTTCTCCGATTTCGAAGAGGGACTCATCGTCGCCAACAAGATCAGCCGGATGAGGCTCGAGAAGCATGTCGCCTGGAGCGACTTCGCCATCCTCTACCGCACCAATGCACAATCGCGCATCTTTGAGGAGTCGCTGCGCAAGAACAACATCCCCTACCGCATTTATGGTGGACTCTCTTTCTACCAGCGAAAAGAGATCAAGGATGTAATAAGCTACTTCCGGCTGATTGTGAATCCGAACGACGAGGAGGCATTCCGCCGCATCATCAACTACCCCTCCCGCGGGATTGGCGACGTGACGGTCAGCAAGATCTCCTACGCGGCAAGGCAACAACAGGTCAGTCTCTGGCAGGTAGTGGCCTCACCCTCTGTGTACTCACTGGATGTACATAGCGGTACGGCAAAAAAGATTGAAAAATTCCATGCGCTTATCAGTGGATTCATCGAACAGAACGAGAGCCTCAACGCATTTGAACTGGCACAAGAGGTGATCCGCAAGAGCGGCATCGCTGCCGAAGCCTACGAGGACATGACCCCCGAGGGGATGAGCCGCACACAGAACATACAGGAGCTGCTCAACGCCATGAGCGAGTTTGTGTCGACACGACAGGAGCAGGGAGAAGAGCAGAACAGGCTGGTGGACTTCCTCTCGGAGGTCTCGCTGCTCACCGACCAGGATACCGACCGGGAGGCGGAAAACGAGAAGGTGACCCTCATGACGGTTCACTCTGCGAAGGGACTCGAGTTCAGCCATGTCTTCGTGGTGGGGATGGAGGAGGAGCTCTTTCCCTCTGCGATGGCACGCTCAGAGATGCGGGGGCTGGAGGAGGAACGACGTCTCTTCTACGTGGCACTTACAAGAGCGAGGGAGTCCTGCACCATCACCTATGCCAAAAGCCGCTTTCGGAACGGACAGACCAACCCGGCACGGGAGAGTCGTTTCCTGAAGGATATCGACCCTTCCTATCTTGACATGGACAAGCAGACCACCTCCGGCATGGCCCGCACGGCGGAAGCAGACGATTTCTGGGGATCGATGCGGGAACAACGGATGGAAAAAGAACGGGGCTTCACCCCACCGAAAAGAGCTATTCCCCTGCAGCAGACAAACTCATCCATCCCTCTCTCGAAAGAGGCAAAAGAGCTGCAGGAAGGGGATCTCATAGAGCATGAGAGATTTGGACGAGGAGTGGTCACGACCATCGAAATGGGAGGCAGTGACCGGCGTGCTTTCGTCGATTTTGAATCGGCCGGCAAGAAACAGCTGCTGCTCAAGTTCGCTCGCTTCACCATCGTAGGCCGGTCAGAGTAA
- the odhB gene encoding 2-oxoglutarate dehydrogenase complex dihydrolipoyllysine-residue succinyltransferase — protein MAQVEIKIPSPGESITHVELTRWLVTDGSVVRKNSEIAELESEKATLMLVADESGKITFKAPEGEMLEVGVVACVIDTSVAPEETATAEAPETEASVDAPSGEKAEKVATPEPEKEVVPAEKGPTTTSESTAYEEVKVTPLAAKMMEENGLSVEDVIQGLRRLRGEDVEAAMSAGNLHSPVGLRQPVNRESRSERMSSLRRKLSERLVSVKNETAMLTTFNEVDMKPIMDLRKRYQNQFVEKHGIKLGMMSFFLKACAVALREYPNVNAMMDGENLVTYDYADISVAVSAPKGLMVPVIRNVESLTLAEIEKAIAEVAEKARNGKLSIPEMTGGTFTVTNGGVFGSMMSTPIINPPQSAILGMHNILERPVAVEGEVVIRPMMYVALSYDHRVIDGKDSVGFLVRVKQLLENPLELLFTGSSGEKALLDL, from the coding sequence ATGGCACAAGTAGAGATTAAAATACCAAGTCCCGGAGAATCAATCACTCATGTAGAACTGACGCGCTGGTTGGTGACCGACGGGTCTGTTGTTAGGAAGAACAGCGAGATTGCCGAACTGGAATCAGAAAAGGCAACCCTGATGCTGGTTGCTGACGAAAGTGGAAAAATCACTTTCAAAGCTCCTGAGGGAGAGATGCTGGAGGTGGGTGTAGTTGCCTGCGTGATCGATACATCTGTAGCTCCGGAGGAGACAGCAACAGCAGAGGCCCCGGAGACAGAGGCATCTGTTGACGCACCATCGGGAGAAAAGGCAGAGAAAGTTGCAACACCCGAGCCGGAGAAAGAGGTTGTACCCGCAGAGAAGGGGCCGACAACCACGTCAGAGAGTACCGCTTACGAGGAGGTAAAGGTGACGCCCTTGGCTGCAAAGATGATGGAGGAGAACGGTCTCTCTGTGGAGGATGTGATTCAGGGACTCCGTCGTCTCAGAGGTGAAGATGTGGAGGCTGCGATGTCGGCCGGTAATCTTCACAGTCCCGTCGGATTGCGTCAACCTGTGAACAGGGAGAGCCGCAGCGAACGGATGAGCTCATTGCGCCGCAAGCTGAGTGAGCGGCTGGTATCAGTGAAGAATGAGACTGCCATGCTCACCACCTTTAACGAGGTGGATATGAAACCAATCATGGATCTGCGCAAGCGTTATCAAAACCAGTTTGTAGAGAAGCATGGTATCAAGCTGGGGATGATGTCCTTTTTCCTGAAAGCCTGTGCGGTTGCCTTGCGTGAGTATCCCAATGTGAATGCCATGATGGATGGTGAAAACCTGGTGACCTACGATTATGCTGATATCTCGGTGGCGGTGAGTGCACCCAAGGGACTGATGGTGCCGGTGATCCGTAACGTGGAGAGCCTCACCCTGGCAGAGATAGAGAAAGCCATCGCTGAGGTAGCTGAGAAGGCTCGCAACGGCAAGCTTTCCATCCCTGAGATGACCGGTGGTACCTTCACCGTGACCAATGGTGGTGTCTTCGGCTCAATGATGTCTACACCAATCATCAATCCGCCACAGTCGGCCATCCTGGGAATGCACAACATCCTTGAACGACCGGTAGCCGTTGAGGGTGAGGTGGTGATCCGGCCGATGATGTATGTGGCGTTGTCGTACGACCACAGGGTGATTGACGGCAAAGATTCAGTCGGTTTCCTAGTGCGGGTAAAGCAGTTGCTGGAGAATCCGCTGGAGTTGCTGTTCACCGGCAGCAGCGGGGAGAAAGCCCTTCTGGATCTTTGA
- a CDS encoding 2-oxoglutarate dehydrogenase E1 component, protein MNAKNELGNMDIEALEALYQKYKESPEAVDESFRFFFQGFDLAVANFPTKPVASKELNGHSPKEIAVMRLINGYRRRGHLFTKTNPVRTRRSYSPTLDIENFDLSESDLDTLFEAGKEVGLGRTTLRSIIEHLEATYCKSIGVEYRYMTKPEIVQWLQVRMESSRNRETFTKEAKLQILDRLIEASGFEDYLHKKFVGQKRFSLEGSESIIPALAAMIAHAGPYDVNEMVLGMAHRGRLNVLTNIMKKPYSQVFREFNAQNYEEEIKYGDVKYHLGYNNTIDYEGRTISISLAPNPSHLETVGPVVQGIARAKLENEHDFTDDSVLPILVHGDAAIAGQGVVYETIQFSKLQGYKTGGTIHIVINNQVGFTTSYLLGRSSTYCTDVAKVTQSPVFHVNGDDIEAMVYVAKLALEFRQMFNIDVFIDLLSYRKYGHNEGDEPRFTQPELYDIIAKHKNPRDIYAEKLIEEGVITRQAFDERVAAFHQRLEDDYEASLSTSRLNLQPFFAGKYEGIRLPEATDFERSTDTKIPKELFLQLAERITTLPADKKFFNKTVRLFAQRAAMISEDRYDWAMGELMAYASLAWEKHTVRLSGQDSERGTFSHRHAEIITEDGKEKYFPLKNLGGEQAAVRVYNSPLNEYGILGFEYGYALAHPDGLTIWEAQFGDFYNVGQVIVDQYIAAAQEKWGIKSGLVMLLPHGYEGQGAEHSSGRMERFLTLCANLNLQVVNCTTPANLFHVLRRQLHRDIRVPLILFTPKSLLRHPECVSSLDEFTEGSFREAIGDHLTDDRSKVRRILLCSGKIYYELESARREAEKDDVAIIRIEQLYPFPEKQLLEITAGYPSDVEWVWVQEEPLNMGAATFVKQQLGDCRLRLIGRPASGVTAEGLTALHKINQAAIIQQAIDTTTH, encoded by the coding sequence TTTGTATCAGAAATATAAGGAATCACCCGAGGCGGTAGATGAAAGTTTTCGCTTTTTCTTTCAGGGATTTGATTTGGCTGTTGCCAATTTCCCCACAAAACCTGTTGCGTCGAAAGAGTTGAACGGACACTCACCCAAGGAGATCGCTGTGATGCGGTTGATTAACGGTTACAGGCGGCGTGGTCATCTCTTCACCAAAACAAATCCCGTGCGCACCCGCCGCAGTTACTCCCCCACGCTCGACATTGAAAATTTTGATCTCTCGGAGAGCGATCTTGACACCTTATTTGAGGCGGGAAAAGAGGTCGGTCTGGGGAGGACAACCCTGCGCAGCATCATTGAACATCTGGAAGCCACTTACTGCAAATCGATAGGTGTAGAATATCGTTACATGACCAAGCCGGAAATCGTGCAGTGGTTGCAGGTAAGGATGGAGAGCAGCCGGAACAGAGAGACCTTTACAAAGGAGGCGAAGCTGCAGATCCTCGACCGACTGATCGAAGCCTCTGGTTTCGAGGATTACCTGCACAAGAAATTTGTCGGTCAGAAGCGTTTCTCGCTTGAGGGTTCCGAGTCAATCATCCCCGCTCTGGCAGCGATGATTGCCCATGCGGGTCCTTACGACGTGAACGAGATGGTGTTGGGGATGGCACACCGGGGACGCCTCAACGTGCTGACCAACATCATGAAGAAACCTTACTCGCAGGTGTTTCGCGAGTTCAATGCCCAGAACTACGAGGAGGAGATCAAGTATGGTGATGTGAAGTACCACCTTGGGTACAACAATACCATTGACTACGAGGGGCGTACCATCTCCATCAGCCTAGCCCCCAATCCGTCTCACCTGGAGACGGTTGGGCCTGTGGTACAGGGTATCGCACGTGCCAAGCTTGAGAATGAACATGACTTCACCGATGATTCAGTACTGCCCATCCTGGTGCATGGTGATGCCGCCATAGCCGGTCAGGGAGTGGTCTATGAAACCATTCAGTTCTCGAAGCTGCAGGGTTACAAGACAGGCGGCACAATTCACATCGTGATCAACAACCAGGTGGGGTTCACCACCAGTTACCTGCTGGGGCGCTCTAGCACCTACTGTACCGACGTGGCCAAGGTGACACAGTCGCCGGTGTTCCATGTGAACGGCGATGACATTGAGGCGATGGTCTACGTGGCGAAGCTGGCGCTGGAGTTCCGTCAGATGTTCAACATCGATGTCTTCATCGACCTGCTCTCTTACCGCAAGTATGGTCACAATGAGGGTGATGAACCCCGTTTCACACAACCAGAGTTGTATGACATCATTGCGAAGCATAAGAACCCGCGCGATATCTATGCTGAGAAACTGATCGAAGAAGGGGTGATTACCCGGCAGGCGTTCGATGAGCGTGTGGCAGCTTTTCACCAGAGGCTTGAGGATGATTATGAAGCATCACTTTCTACCAGCCGACTTAACCTGCAACCATTCTTCGCTGGCAAATACGAGGGAATTCGTTTACCGGAGGCAACTGATTTCGAGCGTTCCACTGACACGAAGATCCCGAAGGAACTCTTCCTGCAACTGGCAGAGCGGATTACCACCCTGCCGGCAGATAAGAAATTTTTCAACAAGACCGTGCGTCTGTTTGCCCAGCGTGCTGCCATGATCAGCGAAGATAGGTACGACTGGGCCATGGGTGAACTGATGGCTTATGCCTCTTTGGCATGGGAGAAGCATACGGTGAGGCTGAGCGGCCAGGACTCTGAAAGGGGCACCTTCTCGCACCGTCATGCCGAGATCATCACCGAAGACGGCAAAGAAAAATATTTCCCTCTCAAAAACCTGGGGGGGGAGCAGGCTGCCGTACGTGTTTACAATTCGCCCCTGAACGAGTACGGGATCCTGGGATTTGAATATGGCTACGCGCTGGCTCATCCTGATGGGCTTACCATCTGGGAAGCTCAGTTTGGTGACTTTTACAACGTGGGACAAGTGATCGTGGACCAGTACATCGCTGCCGCCCAGGAGAAGTGGGGCATCAAGTCGGGACTGGTGATGCTGCTGCCTCATGGTTACGAGGGGCAGGGCGCCGAGCACTCGAGCGGTCGCATGGAGCGGTTTCTGACTCTTTGTGCCAACCTCAACCTGCAGGTGGTGAACTGCACCACACCTGCCAACCTCTTCCATGTGTTGAGGCGGCAGCTCCATCGCGATATCAGGGTACCGCTGATCCTCTTCACGCCAAAGAGTCTGCTGCGTCATCCGGAGTGTGTCTCTTCGCTGGATGAATTCACCGAGGGAAGCTTCCGTGAGGCAATCGGGGATCATCTTACCGATGATCGCTCGAAAGTGAGGAGAATCCTTCTCTGCAGCGGGAAAATTTATTACGAACTGGAGTCTGCACGGCGTGAAGCGGAAAAGGATGATGTGGCAATCATCCGGATCGAACAACTCTATCCTTTCCCTGAGAAACAGCTGCTTGAAATCACAGCCGGCTATCCCTCAGATGTTGAATGGGTATGGGTACAAGAGGAGCCGCTTAACATGGGTGCTGCCACCTTCGTGAAGCAGCAGCTGGGCGACTGTCGTCTAAGGCTTATAGGAAGGCCCGCCAGCGGTGTTACTGCCGAAGGTCTGACGGCGCTGCACAAGATTAATCAGGCTGCGATCATCCAACAGGCAATTGATACCACAACTCACTGA